The DNA region CGCCAGGCACCGGGCGCATTGGAACAGCACCTCGGGGATGTCGGATTTGACGGCCAGGATCTGGTCATAGAGCGCGAGCGCGGCGGCGGTGTCACCCGCCTGCTGCGCGGCCAGCCCCTGCTGGTAGAGGGCGGTCAAATCCAGAGGAGCCATGGGTCAGGCGATCTGCGACAGGCGGTCTTCCATCACGTCAAACGGCACGCCGGGGGTGTCCTTGGCCCCGCGGATCACCAGCGACGTGCGGACGGAGGCGACGTTGGGGGCCGATGTCAATTCTCCGGTCAGGAAGCTCTGGAACGACGACAGATCGGGCGCAACGCACTTGAGAATAAAGTCAATTTCGCCGTTGAGCATGTGGCACTCACGGACCAGCGGCCAGGCATTGCAGCGATCCTCAAAGGCGGTCAGGTCCGCCTCGGCCTGACTGGCGAGGGAAATCATGGCGAAGACCTGCACTTCAAATCCAAGCTGCCGCGCGTCAACTTCAGCGTGGTAGCCCTTGATATATCCGGCCTCCTCCAGCGTGCGCACACGGCGCAGGCAGGGCGGCGCAGAGATGCCGACGCGTTTGGCCAGCTCCACATTGGTCATGCGACCATCACCTTGCAGCTCGGCCAGAATCTTCCGGTCGATCTCGTCGAGTTTGGTTTGCGGCATTGGCGTCGTTCCCTGCATGTGCGATTTTCAGATGAACCGCATCGTCTGTCATTTGCGCAACTTTATTTCACGGATGCGCAAGAAATGAAATAGGACACTTGACCGTGAAACGAATTCTCTTGGGGTTTCATCGGGAGAGCGGCGGGGATATATCGGCAAGACCTTTTCCCCTGCTGCCACAGGATGCGCCTATGTCCAACCCCCGCCACACCCGCCTTCTTATCATCGGCTCCGGCCCTGCCGGCTACACCGCCGGGGTCTATGCCAGCCGCGCGATGCTGGAGCCCATTCTGGTTCAAGGCATTCAGCCCGGCGGCCAGCTGACGATCACCACGGATGTGGAGAACTGGCCCGGCGACGCGTCCGTCATGGGCCCTGATCTGATGGTGCGGATGGAGGCCCACGCCAAGGAGATGGGGACCGAGATCATTGGCGATCATATCTCCTCACTGGATCTGTCCAAGCGTCCCTTCACGGCGCAGGGCGACAGCGGCACGACCTATACGGCGGACGCGGTTGTGCTGGCCACGGGCGCGCAAGCCAAGTGGTTGGGGCTGCCCAGTGAGGAGCATTTCAAAGGCTTCGGCGTCTCAGCCTGCGCCACCTGCGACGGCTTCTTCTATCGCGGGATGGAGATTGTGGTGATCGGCGGCGGCAACACGGCCGTGGAAGAGGCGCTGTTTCTGACGAACTTCGCCAGCAAGGTCACCCTGATCCACCGCCGCGACAGCCTGCGGGCGGAAAAGATCATGCAGGACCGCCTGTTCAAGAACCCCAAGGTGGAGGTTTTGTGGGACCATTCGGTGGAGGAGGTCGTGGGCACCTCCGAGCCGCGCGGCGTGGAGGGCGTGCGTGCGCGTCACGTGAAGACCGGGGAAATCACGGAAATCCCCTGCAAGGGCTTCTTCGTCGCCATCGGCCACGCGCCTGCGACGGAATTGGTCAAGGACCAGTTGGAGATGCATAACGGCGGCTATGTGAAAGTGCAGGCGGGTACGACGAAAACGTCGATCCCGGGTGTGTTTGCGGCGGGCGATCTGACCGACCACGTCTACCGCCAGGCGGTGACGAGCGCCGGAATGGGCTGCATGGCGGCGCTGGATGCCGAGAAATTCCTGGCCGAGATGGACGGCGAGGAGACGGTGGAGGCCGGGGCATACGCCGCGCCTGTGACCGCGGCGGAATGAGGGGCGGTGCATCACCGACGGCGGTCACGGACAGTGCGTTTGTGCCAGTCATCCAGGCGCTGAAACCGATCGGTGCCGACCAACCGTTTTAGGGTTGATTTGCTGCCCACCTCTAACCGGTGGGCCAACGTGTGCAGCGGACGGCGTGTGGTGGCACGGGTCCCGCCCTTGCCCATCGCCACCGCCACATCGCGCAGCAGATTTTTCCGGCGAGCGTAGAAAGCGGCGGTCTCGGTGACACTTGGCTGCACCGGCTTGCGCAGATGGATAAAGAATTCGAGGCCCTGTGTCGGCTCCACCGCGATCACCTCCAGATCCAGCAGGCCAAGGAAAATAAGGTCCGCAAGCATCAAACGCATCGTCTCGGGGAAGACCACGGAGCAGTGGGCGTCGCGGTAATCCGCACCGGGCTGCCGCGCACCATGGTAGAGGTCAAGCGCGCCTTGCACGTTCTCTTGCGGGGCGAACTTACATGGATCATCCACCTCCCACACGCACCCGACCGCAGGCTGCCCGTCGCGCATGTAGGCGGCATGGAACGCGTGATAATCAAAGAGCGTCCCGGCGGAGGGTTGGGTGCGATCTTCGTGGAACGCATCCAGCCAATCGGACAGGCGCGTGGGCATGCGGAAATGGTCGAAACAGGCCCGTCCGTCCGGCACAGCCATGCTGAGCACGCCGCCGGGGGACAGCAGGTCTGCACAGCCACGCAGGAACTTGAGGGGGTTGGGCAGATGTTCAAAATTATGGGATGACACGATGTAATGGATGTTGCCCGCATGGGGCGAGGCGCTGACAAGATCAGCGATAGAGGACGCGTCACCGACAAGATCCACCGGTTCGATCCGCGCTACGCCATCGTCGGAAATACCGGCGTCCTGTCTTGCATTTTCCCGCAGGCGGTCGGTGTCGAACACGTCCAGTGTCAGCACCTTGAACCCGTCAGCTTTGGGCACCAGGGGCGTGAAATAGGGCGCAACTTCGATGCCCATCTTGTCGCGGTCGATGTATTGAAGCAGTCGCTGTCGGCGGTTCATGGGACGCGGTGCTTCCTATGCTTGATTTGCAAGCGCAGTGTGTCCGACGCCGGGGAAAAAGGGAACCGGTGACGTGCTGGTGCACCCATCCCGCGCACGCCCCCGCCGCCCCCGGATTGGCCAACGTCATCCAGATCGAAACAGTTTGTTCAAATTTGAACAAAGGGGTTTCTTTTGAGACCGGCCTGTGGCAAGCGTTCAGAATTGAACAAACCTGGATTCCCATGACCGCCCTTGCCCCCACCCTCCCCGATGACGACCAGCTGTTTGTGCTGTTGCGTCAACTTGATGCCGCGCCGGATGCGCCGCAGCGGGCAACGGCGCAGGCCCTTGGGATCAGCCTTGGGCGGCTGAACAGCCAGTTGCGCGCCGTGACGGAAGCGGGCCTTGTGCAACGCGCGGGCCGGGACGGACCGGACAAACGCCACCGCATGGCCTATGCTCTCACCGCGCGCGGTGCGGCCGTGAAAGCCCGGCTGGTGGATCAGTTTCTCGCCCGAAAATTCAATGAATACAACGCGCTCCACGCCGAATTGACCGGCCACGCGCTTTCCTCCACCCCGATGAAAAATAGGACCATGACCATGGCAGCCCCTCTCCACGCTCCGATCCAAGAGCTCTACGTCTCTTATGATAGCGCCCAGAAACTGAAGGTAGAGGCAGGCGAGTTGCCGTCCTGGGACCTGACCGCGCGGCAGGTCTGTGACCTGGAGCTGTTGATGAACGGCGGCTTCAACCCGCTAAAGGGGTTCATGGGCGAAGACGATTACAACAGCGTCGTCGAAAACATGCGGATGGAAGACGGCACGCTTTGGCCGATGCCAATCACGCTGGACGTGTCCGAGGCGTTCGCAGGCGACGTGGAGCCCGGCCAGGACATCGCGCTGCGCGATGCGGAGGGGGTCATTCTGGCGATCCTGTCCATCAGCGACAAGTGGACACCCAACAAGGCCGTCGAGGCCGCGAAGGTCTACGGCGCCGATGACATTGCGCATCCGGCGGTGAATTACCTGCACAACATCGCCGGGCCGATCTATCTCGGCGGCGCGATCACCGGCATTCAACAGCCGATCCATTACGATTTCCGCGCCCGCCGGGACACGCCCAACGAACTGCGCGCCTATTTCCGCAAGCTGGGTTGGCGCAAGATCGTGGCGTTCCAGACCCGCAACCCGCTGCACCGCGCGCATCAGGAACTGACGTTCCGCGCCGCCAAGGAAGCGCAGGCCAACCTGCTGATCCACCCGGTCGTGGGCCTGACCAAGCCCGGAGACGTGGACCATTTCACCCGCGTGCGCTGCTATGAGGCGGTGCTGGACCAATACCCGGCGGCGACGACCACAATGTCGCTGCTAAACCTTGCGATGCGGATGGCAGGCCCGCGAGAGGCCGTCTGGCACGGGTTGATCCGCAAGAACCACGGCTGCACGCATTTCATCGTTGGCCGCGACCATGCGGGCCCCGGCAAGAACTCCGCCGGTGAGGATTTCTACGGCCCCTATGACGCGCAGGACCTGTTCCGCCAGCATCAGGACGAGATGGGCATCGAAATGGTCGACTTCAAACACATGGTCTATGTGCAGGAGCGTGCCCAGTACGAGCCGAATGACGAGATTGCGGATCGCGAAAACGTCACGATCCTGAACATCTCGGGCACGGAGCTGCGCCGCCGTCTGCGCGAGGGGCTGGAGATCCCCGAATGGTTCAGTTTCCCGCAGGTCGTGCAGGAATTGCGCCGGACGTCACCGCCCCGCGCGAACCAGGGGTTCACGGTGTTTTTCACCGGCCTGTCGGGCTCGGGCAAATCCA from Jannaschia sp. CCS1 includes:
- a CDS encoding bifunctional sulfate adenylyltransferase/adenylylsulfate kinase translates to MTALAPTLPDDDQLFVLLRQLDAAPDAPQRATAQALGISLGRLNSQLRAVTEAGLVQRAGRDGPDKRHRMAYALTARGAAVKARLVDQFLARKFNEYNALHAELTGHALSSTPMKNRTMTMAAPLHAPIQELYVSYDSAQKLKVEAGELPSWDLTARQVCDLELLMNGGFNPLKGFMGEDDYNSVVENMRMEDGTLWPMPITLDVSEAFAGDVEPGQDIALRDAEGVILAILSISDKWTPNKAVEAAKVYGADDIAHPAVNYLHNIAGPIYLGGAITGIQQPIHYDFRARRDTPNELRAYFRKLGWRKIVAFQTRNPLHRAHQELTFRAAKEAQANLLIHPVVGLTKPGDVDHFTRVRCYEAVLDQYPAATTTMSLLNLAMRMAGPREAVWHGLIRKNHGCTHFIVGRDHAGPGKNSAGEDFYGPYDAQDLFRQHQDEMGIEMVDFKHMVYVQERAQYEPNDEIADRENVTILNISGTELRRRLREGLEIPEWFSFPQVVQELRRTSPPRANQGFTVFFTGLSGSGKSTIANAMMVKLMEQGGRPVTLLDGDVVRKNLSSELGFSKEHRDLNIRRIGYVASEITKNGGIAICAPIAPYTATRRAVREEIEQFGALVEVHVATSLEECERRDRKGLYKLAREGKIKEFTGISDPYEAPTQAELVVDTEGMDVDYCAQQVLLKLESMGLIKA
- the trxB gene encoding thioredoxin-disulfide reductase, translated to MSNPRHTRLLIIGSGPAGYTAGVYASRAMLEPILVQGIQPGGQLTITTDVENWPGDASVMGPDLMVRMEAHAKEMGTEIIGDHISSLDLSKRPFTAQGDSGTTYTADAVVLATGAQAKWLGLPSEEHFKGFGVSACATCDGFFYRGMEIVVIGGGNTAVEEALFLTNFASKVTLIHRRDSLRAEKIMQDRLFKNPKVEVLWDHSVEEVVGTSEPRGVEGVRARHVKTGEITEIPCKGFFVAIGHAPATELVKDQLEMHNGGYVKVQAGTTKTSIPGVFAAGDLTDHVYRQAVTSAGMGCMAALDAEKFLAEMDGEETVEAGAYAAPVTAAE
- a CDS encoding methyltransferase domain-containing protein, whose amino-acid sequence is MNRRQRLLQYIDRDKMGIEVAPYFTPLVPKADGFKVLTLDVFDTDRLRENARQDAGISDDGVARIEPVDLVGDASSIADLVSASPHAGNIHYIVSSHNFEHLPNPLKFLRGCADLLSPGGVLSMAVPDGRACFDHFRMPTRLSDWLDAFHEDRTQPSAGTLFDYHAFHAAYMRDGQPAVGCVWEVDDPCKFAPQENVQGALDLYHGARQPGADYRDAHCSVVFPETMRLMLADLIFLGLLDLEVIAVEPTQGLEFFIHLRKPVQPSVTETAAFYARRKNLLRDVAVAMGKGGTRATTRRPLHTLAHRLEVGSKSTLKRLVGTDRFQRLDDWHKRTVRDRRR
- a CDS encoding Lrp/AsnC family transcriptional regulator, with amino-acid sequence MPQTKLDEIDRKILAELQGDGRMTNVELAKRVGISAPPCLRRVRTLEEAGYIKGYHAEVDARQLGFEVQVFAMISLASQAEADLTAFEDRCNAWPLVRECHMLNGEIDFILKCVAPDLSSFQSFLTGELTSAPNVASVRTSLVIRGAKDTPGVPFDVMEDRLSQIA